Within Nocardioides rotundus, the genomic segment TAGTACGTTCGCGAACTAGAGCACCACAGTGAGCGCCGTCACGTCAAGGGTTCCGACGAGATCGGGCGGGCGAGGGCTCAGGCGGTGAGCCAGGCGACCACGGCGTCGCCGAGGATCCGGCGGTGCCGGGCGCGCACGTCCGGGTCGGCCATGTCCCGGTCGAAGAGATAGCCGAAGGTCGACCGGTTGGCGACCTGGAAGACGCAGTAGGCGCTGATCAGCATGTGCACGTCGACCGCGTCGACGTCGTCGCGGAAGACGCCCTCGTCGCGGCCGCGCTCGAGCACCTCCTCCAGCAGCGTGGAGGCGGGCGCGGCCAGGTCGCGTAGCGAGTCCAGCTTGTGCAGGTGCTCGCCGCGGTGGATGTTCTCGATCGAGACCAGCCGGATGAAGGCGGGGTGCTCGTGGTGGTGGTCGAAGGTGAGCTCGGCGATCCGGCGTACGGCGTCCGCGGGCGGCAGGTCGGCGGCGTGGATGCCCTGCTCGGCGCTGCGGATCCCCCGGTAGGCCGCCTCGAGCACCGCGAGGTAGAGACCCTCCTTGCCCCCGAAGTAGTAGTAGATCATCCGCTTCGTGGTGCGGGTGCGCTCGGCGATCTCGTCCACCCGGGCGCCGGAGTATCCGTCCTCGGAGAACGCCTCCGTGGCCACCTGGAGCAGCTCCGCGCGGGTGCGCTCGGCGTCCCGGACACGCTCGCTGGCGGGGGTCCTCGGCATGCCCGCGAGCCTAGTGGGTGGCGTGGTGGGGCTGGCCGGCCGCCGACCGAGCGGCTAATGTACCGTTTAGTTCATTAGCCGAGGAGGTCCGAGTGCGCACGTCGATCGCCACCGTCTGCCTGTCCGGCACGCTGGTCCAGAAGCTGCACGCCTGCGCGGCCGCCGGCTTCGACGGGGTGGAGGTCTTCGAGCCCGACCTGGTCACCGCGCCGGAGAGCCCGGAGGAGATCCGCGCCCTGGCCGCCCGGCTCGGCCTGGGCCTGGACCTCTACCAGCCCTTCCGCGATGCCGAGGGCGTCACCGAGGCGGAGCTCGAGGACGTGCTGCGCCGCGCCCAGGCCAAGCTCGAGCTGATGAGCCGGCTCGGCATGGACACCATGCTGGTCTGCAGCAACGTCGGGACCGCGTCGGTCGACGACGACAGGCACTCCGCCGACCAGCTGCGCCGGCTCGGCGACCTCGCGGGGGAGTACGGCGTCCGCCTGGCCTACGAGGCGCTCGCCTGGGGGAGGTATGTCGACGACTACCGCCGCGCCTGGCGGATCGTCGAGCTCGCCGACCACCCGCAGGTCGGCACCTGCCTGGACAGCTTCCACATCCTCTCCCGGGGCCACGACCCCGCCGGGATCGAGGAGATCCCCGGCGAGAAGGTGTTCTTCCTCCAGCTCGCCGACGCCCCGGACCTGCAGATGGACGTCCTCTCCTGGAGCCGGCACCACCGGCTCTTCCCCGGCGAGGGTGCCTTCGACCTCCCGGGCTTCCTCGGGCACGTGCTGCGCACGGGGTACGACGGCCCGCTGTCCCTCGAGGTCTTCAACGACACCTTCCGCCAGACCGACCCCGACCGCACGGCCCGGCAGGCGCTGCGCTCGCTGCGTGCCCTGGAGTCCGCGACCGCGGAGGCGCTCGACCGGCCCACGCCGGGCTCGGCCGACCTGCTGCGGCTGCCGGCCGCGACGAGCCCCGCCGGCGTGGACTTCGTCGAGATCAAGGCCGAGGACACCGGCGCGGTCGAGCAGCTCCTCGAGGGCCTCGGCTTCGCCTTCGGCGGGCGCCACCGCTCCAAGCAGGTGCGGCTGTGGCAGTCCGGCCGGGCGCGGGTGGTGCTCAACGAGCAGCTCGCCCGCGGGACCGAGCCGGCGCTGGCCGCGTTCGGGCTGCAGGTCGAGGACCCCGACGCGACCGCGGAGCGGGCCGCGCTGCTGATGGCGCCGCCGGTGCATCGCCGTACCCTCGCCGGCGAGG encodes:
- a CDS encoding TetR/AcrR family transcriptional regulator: MPRTPASERVRDAERTRAELLQVATEAFSEDGYSGARVDEIAERTRTTKRMIYYYFGGKEGLYLAVLEAAYRGIRSAEQGIHAADLPPADAVRRIAELTFDHHHEHPAFIRLVSIENIHRGEHLHKLDSLRDLAAPASTLLEEVLERGRDEGVFRDDVDAVDVHMLISAYCVFQVANRSTFGYLFDRDMADPDVRARHRRILGDAVVAWLTA
- a CDS encoding bifunctional sugar phosphate isomerase/epimerase/4-hydroxyphenylpyruvate dioxygenase family protein → MRTSIATVCLSGTLVQKLHACAAAGFDGVEVFEPDLVTAPESPEEIRALAARLGLGLDLYQPFRDAEGVTEAELEDVLRRAQAKLELMSRLGMDTMLVCSNVGTASVDDDRHSADQLRRLGDLAGEYGVRLAYEALAWGRYVDDYRRAWRIVELADHPQVGTCLDSFHILSRGHDPAGIEEIPGEKVFFLQLADAPDLQMDVLSWSRHHRLFPGEGAFDLPGFLGHVLRTGYDGPLSLEVFNDTFRQTDPDRTARQALRSLRALESATAEALDRPTPGSADLLRLPAATSPAGVDFVEIKAEDTGAVEQLLEGLGFAFGGRHRSKQVRLWQSGRARVVLNEQLARGTEPALAAFGLQVEDPDATAERAALLMAPPVHRRTLAGEERLRAFVAPDGTEVYLSRGTDWVAEFEGGVPPSGESLVTGVDHVNLVQPWQHADEAVLFYSSVFGLAPQPSQEVAGPAGLVRSQVMRSADGAVRLPLNLLPIGRPWAPQHVAFDCADALAAARSARAGNVPLLPVPDNYYDDLAARFDLDPAMLAELRELGVLYDREPGGGEFLHFYTDTVGEVFWEVCERRGGYEGYGAPNAPVRLAAQAARHRFH